TGGGGGTGGTCCGGGCTGCTGCCAACAGGGTGCTCGAAGAAGCCGATAAGTCCGGAAACCTCAAAGGGACGGTGTGGCGGGCCATGAAAGAGTCCTGCCAACAAATATTGGAAGCTGCCGAGAAAATCGAGGCCCAACAGGTGGAATCGGAAGCAGTTCGAATACTCACAGCGGACAATAAAAGGATGAGGGAACAGCTAGAACTTCTACAGAAGGAAACAAAGGCGCTCCGTACGGCCTACTCCGAAAAGGCGGCTGCGCCTTTAACCTCAGGGACGGGAATCACAAGGACCGAAATCCAAGAAGTCCTTGCGGACTTTAAGGAATCCTTAGAAAGGGACCTGTTTCTGAGATTGGGGGGCATGGTTACGGATCGGCTTAAGGAGGCTGAAAAAAGGGGCATTCTTGCTCCCGAGCCGATTATGCGCCCGCCCCTTACGACAGATAAGAGGCCAAATGAGGTTGAACGCCAAAACCATGAAGAGGAACGGCCAACAACACTAATGTCATCCGCAAGACCTGGACCAGCGGCGCGAAATACAACCCGTCGCAGGCCACAGCCGCAGGAGGAAGAGCCACAGCCTGGCCCCTCTCAGACAACTGAAGCTCCTCTGACCAACCAGGAGAAGGAAGGATGGGCCACTGtggtgaaaaagaaaaaaggcaAGAGGGGAAAAGGCAAGGGGCACGGAAAAAATTCCCCCCCTGACAAGCTGAAACCCACCCAAGCCCAGGTCCGAACCCCCGGGGTGTCTGCGAAGCCGCCACCTAAGAAAATGTTCACCCCACCAAAGTCGTCGGCGGTGGTGGTAACCCTACGGCCGGAATCCAAAATGGATTACAAATCAGTTATGGCCAGGGTCACCACCCTTAAGCTACCGTCCATTGGGGTGGACCACGTGGCGGTAAGGAGAACTGCTACCGGGGCTCGCATTATTGAGATCCCCGGAGCTCACAGTGCGGTCTCCGCTGACACCCTGGCCGAAAAATTAAGGGAGATGGTGGGCGATGAAGCCCAAATATCACGGCCATATAAAACggcacaaataaaaatttatggctTCGATGAGTCAGTGACCCAGGAGTCCCTAAAGGAAGCTGCAGCTGAAGCTGGAAACTGTCCACCGGGACAGATAAGGGTTGGCGCTATTCGCACGGCACCTGACCAGACCGGGGCGTCTATTCTAACTTGCCCTGTAGCAGCCGCCAACAATTTGATCAAAGCCGGACGCCTACTGGTCGGATGGTCGGCCGCCAAAATCAAGGGGCTCGAGGCCCTGCCCATGCGATGCTTCCGCTGCATGGGCTTGGGCCACACTAGGGCCCTCTGTCCGTCTCCGGTGGACAGATCCAATGTGTGCCACCGATGCGGCCAAACGGGCCACATGACGGTGGAATGTAGCGCCAAG
This genomic interval from Plodia interpunctella isolate USDA-ARS_2022_Savannah chromosome 18, ilPloInte3.2, whole genome shotgun sequence contains the following:
- the LOC128677904 gene encoding uncharacterized protein LOC128677904; the protein is MRSKAPKLKRSAMVDQSFAEAALCMRERSRSLGPKAEKDTVWFLVRASLACRWDEWRGGNPVPSAHMSVGGVRDLTLIKKGKYDLTLIKKGKYEMASDKNYLPQEGTSFAGESLSASSDVDSLTVSGGGINRHRDASPSQQSVQTDSDNDSDSSLPEALLNEENRGGRGSAPLKRKAPEVSGAMERGPKINTAIRGRPRTPGMRRTQGATEGRKRATVVDEHLGVVRAAANRVLEEADKSGNLKGTVWRAMKESCQQILEAAEKIEAQQVESEAVRILTADNKRMREQLELLQKETKALRTAYSEKAAAPLTSGTGITRTEIQEVLADFKESLERDLFLRLGGMVTDRLKEAEKRGILAPEPIMRPPLTTDKRPNEVERQNHEEERPTTLMSSARPGPAARNTTRRRPQPQEEEPQPGPSQTTEAPLTNQEKEGWATVVKKKKGKRGKGKGHGKNSPPDKLKPTQAQVRTPGVSAKPPPKKMFTPPKSSAVVVTLRPESKMDYKSVMARVTTLKLPSIGVDHVAVRRTATGARIIEIPGAHSAVSADTLAEKLREMVGDEAQISRPYKTAQIKIYGFDESVTQESLKEAAAEAGNCPPGQIRVGAIRTAPDQTGASILTCPVAAANNLIKAGRLLVGWSAAKIKGLEALPMRCFRCMGLGHTRALCPSPVDRSNVCHRCGQTGHMTVECSAKEPWCAVCHAAKLPAGHVMGGKACNPPRTRGKTALATREVSEGRLMEH